CTTCAGTCAATAATATGATAGAAAATTCATGTATCAGTCTCTGCCATAGGATAATTCCTCTTAAGAGTGAACTTAAATTTGAAGATTATGAATTTCCCCATTTAAAGCATGCAAATCAATTGAAAATAACATGCATAAAATGTCATTCGTTAGAATTTCATAAGAGAACCACAATAAACAAAAATGACTGTAACCTGTGTCATCACAGCAAAGAAAATAAGCAGTGCACTGGATGCCACAGCTTACAATTAAATATGTATAAAGGGTCAGGCGTCGGAATTGGAATTACAAAACAGATCCAGAATCTAATGCCAGATCTTTCATGTGTGGATTGCCACGACATGTCAATTAAAAAACATAGCCTGAAAACTCTATTAGCAAAATGTATTGAATGTCATGGCGAAAAATCTTACGAAGAAATTTTAATGGATTGGAATAATTCACACAGAAAATACATGGATGAGCTTAATCAGAAATTAAAAGAAATTGAAATTATTTTTGATAGAATGAAAAAAGAAAAAAATATCATTCCCGAAAACTTGATTAAATTGTATAAAGAATGTGAGTTTAATTATAACAAAATAAAGGAAGCAGGAGGCTTGCATAATGTAGAATACTCAGAAAATATTTTGAAATACTCCATAAATATCTCTAATATAATATTAGAACAATTAAGGAAATATACTTTATAGATCAGATCTTCATTATTCATTTTTAAGAAGAGGAAAAATTTGTTCTGAGAAGGAAGGGTGGCAGAGAGAACCTTCCTTTTCAATTATTCTTCGAATTAAATTAAATGTTTGAATAATGAAGATCTTACTTCTTTGTACTTGATTTAGACAAACAGAAATAATTAAATATTACTTGTACTCAGATGGATTTTCCTTTTCTTTATATTGCTATTTCTTATACCACTGGTATTATCTTTGGAAATTATCTTCCTTTGCCGATTTACATTTTAAATGTTTCTTTAATAATTTCTTTTGTATTTTCATGGATTGCTTTTTTATTAAAAAAACATAAGTTTACTTTTCTTTTTATTCTTTTTTGCACTTTCCTAATAGGTGATTTATCGACACAAAGAAAAAATAATGAATGGGAAAAAAATTTTTTAAACAATCTAGATACTGATGAATACATAGATTTATATGGATATGCTTATAAAACTCCAGAATTAACCGATCAGGGAAAATATATTTTCATGAAGCTGGAAAAAATATGGTTTGATAAAAAAGAAATACCTTCTTATGGGAAAGTCAGGATAAAAATTAGAAGTGAAGAAATAAATTTCCCTGAAATTAACATGGGAGACAGAATAAAAGTCTCTGCAAAATTATCGCATTTCTATTCGTATAAAAACTTTAAATCCAGTTCTTCCAGGATATTTTTTAAAATAAATCAAATAAATAGAATAGCTTACAGCAAATCTCAAAATCTTATTGAAATTATCGAAAAAAATAGAAAATTTAATTTATTGAATACAATTTCACAAATAAGAGAATTTCTATTAAAAAAAATTGATGAATCAGCGACCCGGGATCATAAATATTTAAAAGAAGCCTCTTTTTTAAAAGCAATTCTTTTAGGAGAGCGTGAAGGACTTCCTAAAGAAATACTCGATTCCACTCAGAATTCTGGTCTTTTCCATCTTTTGGCGATTTCAGGCGCCCATATAGGAATAATATCTTTTTTCATATTTAGATTCCTAAGGCTTTTCATCAATTCAGAAAAACTAAATTATATAATTCTTATCTTTTTTCTCATCTTCTATTCCGTTCTTGTAGAAGGAAGGGCATCAGTAATAAGAGCATCTCTTATGGCAATTTCCTTTTCTATAGGAAAAATTCTTTATAAAGATATAAACTATATAAACATACTCTCTTTTTCTTATGTATTAATACTGGCTATAAATCCTTTTTTTCTTTTTGACATAGGTTTTCAACTGACATACACAGCCACTCTTTCATTAATATTATTAGCTCCAAGATTCCTGAAATATCTACCAGCGCTTCCATTCAAAATAAGTGAGCTCACCTCTATTTCATTAGCAGCTCAGATAGGTGTTTTGCCCATAATTGCTTATTATTTCAACAGGGTTACCCTGATATCTGTTTTTCTTAATCTTTTAGCTGTTCCATTGGCAGGGATAATTCTTGGATTATCATTTATAATATTGCCAATTTACCTAATATTTCCATTTTTAAAATTCTTAATGATATCAATTTTTTATCTAATAGATATATTCCTTCTCATATCTGATTTTTCATATAAAACTCCCTTCCTGAGCTACAGAATTCCAGGTCCAAATATTTTATTAATGATAATTTACTATATTTTTCTAACAATATTATTAACTAAATTGAATAAAAAATTAAAAATTATTTTTCTTACGAGTTTTCTATTTTCTCTATTTTTAATTCTGGCTTACCCCTTCCCTTCATATTCAAAATATATGAGCATTTCCTTTATCGATGTTGGTCAGGGAGAATCGATCCTTGTAGAATTTCCTGGCTATAAGAAAATGTTGATCGATGGTGGTGGAACCTTCAATGATAATTTTGATATAGGGGAAAGAGTGGTTTCTCCATTCCTCTGGTCAAAAGGGATAAAAAAAATCAATTATGTAGTTTCAACTCACGCTCACTCTGACCATTTAAAAGGACTCATTACAGTTATAAAAAATTTTAAGTACGGAGAAATCTGGGAATCAACATCTCCAAAAAACGAATTTCTTTATAAAAAATTTATAAAATTACTTAAAAATAAGCCCAAAAAAATAAACAGGGGTTACAAAACAAAAATAAACAATGTTGAAATTGAAATAATCCATCCTCCCAGAAAGAAAGATCCGGAAAAAGCTTTAAATGAAGATTCTATGGTAATTAAACTCTCATACAGAAAAATCTCTTTTCTTCTAACTGCAGACATAGACATGGTAAGCGAAATGGACATTATCAAATCAGGAACTAACATAAAAGTAAACGTCTTAAAAGCTCCTCATCATGGAGCAAAATCCTCCTCATCAGAAGAATTCCTGGAAAAAGTCAAGCCGGAAATTGTGGTAATCTGTGTGGGATATAAAAACTCTTTTGGCTTCCCAGATCAAGAAATAATCGATAGATATAGAATAAGAAAAATAAATGTATTAAGAACAGATTACAATGGCCTTATTGAAATTAAAACAGATGGAAATAAATTAATGGTTAA
The window above is part of the Acidobacteriota bacterium genome. Proteins encoded here:
- a CDS encoding DNA internalization-related competence protein ComEC/Rec2 gives rise to the protein MDFPFLYIAISYTTGIIFGNYLPLPIYILNVSLIISFVFSWIAFLLKKHKFTFLFILFCTFLIGDLSTQRKNNEWEKNFLNNLDTDEYIDLYGYAYKTPELTDQGKYIFMKLEKIWFDKKEIPSYGKVRIKIRSEEINFPEINMGDRIKVSAKLSHFYSYKNFKSSSSRIFFKINQINRIAYSKSQNLIEIIEKNRKFNLLNTISQIREFLLKKIDESATRDHKYLKEASFLKAILLGEREGLPKEILDSTQNSGLFHLLAISGAHIGIISFFIFRFLRLFINSEKLNYIILIFFLIFYSVLVEGRASVIRASLMAISFSIGKILYKDINYINILSFSYVLILAINPFFLFDIGFQLTYTATLSLILLAPRFLKYLPALPFKISELTSISLAAQIGVLPIIAYYFNRVTLISVFLNLLAVPLAGIILGLSFIILPIYLIFPFLKFLMISIFYLIDIFLLISDFSYKTPFLSYRIPGPNILLMIIYYIFLTILLTKLNKKLKIIFLTSFLFSLFLILAYPFPSYSKYMSISFIDVGQGESILVEFPGYKKMLIDGGGTFNDNFDIGERVVSPFLWSKGIKKINYVVSTHAHSDHLKGLITVIKNFKYGEIWESTSPKNEFLYKKFIKLLKNKPKKINRGYKTKINNVEIEIIHPPRKKDPEKALNEDSMVIKLSYRKISFLLTADIDMVSEMDIIKSGTNIKVNVLKAPHHGAKSSSSEEFLEKVKPEIVVICVGYKNSFGFPDQEIIDRYRIRKINVLRTDYNGLIEIKTDGNKLMVKKMID